A genome region from Pseudanabaena sp. Chao 1811 includes the following:
- a CDS encoding esterase-like activity of phytase family protein, with the protein MAASILGSGDVAFLSLIADNPDTFSFVLLKDIEAGTIINVTDNGWLSSGSFRTGEGVLQYVAPNAQTVGTVITYVDGAANTGWTNISGGTNFALSTSGDSLIAFQGDLTGSGSATTSTSPNILAAVTINRSTFDANATNSNTTALPNGLTLGLNAVAVGQATAEFDNSRYTGATTFASVEEARIAINNPSNWTGSDTVTTNFSGSFSIGASSNPTVNLSVSSNAGSEAGTTVITLTAIASSAVTGDQSVTVAVNGLGITTGDYTLSNNVITIANGATTGSVTFTVVDDAVVEGTETATLSISNPSSGLALGSTTSLNIAIADNDVVVSPNVRIHDIQGAGHISAYAGQAVTGVAGIVTAIASNGFYLQDPNPDANDATSEGIFVFTSSAPTVQVGDSILVNGNVSEFRPGGSANNLTITQIVSPVITKLSSGNTLPSATILGNGGRAIPNQIISNDAASGNVENSGTGFDPAQDGIDFYESLEGMLVQVTNPVATSPTANFTTNSGSSEEIWVLADNGANATSRTSRGSSLITANDFNPERIQIDDLNNSSVLLPNVNVGAQLSSITGVVSYDFNNYEVLVSNAPTVVQPSTLQKEVTNLTGSATQLTVATFNVENLDPSDTTFNAIASAIVTNMKSPDIINLEEIQDNNGATNDGTVDANVTLQTLINAIAAAGGPTYEYRQINPVNNQDGGQPGGNIRVAFLFNRDRVNFVEGSLQRLIDSNLTDGDAFASSRKPLVGKFVFNGQEVTVIGNHFNSKGGDQPLFGPNQPATLSSEVQRNQQATIVKDFVQGLLATNPNANVVVAGDLNDFEFSSPLSILESGGLNTLVETLPANERYTYNFQGNAQTLDHILASNNLSSKLDGFDVVHINSEFADQISDHDPIVARFNLPTIPDPNAPFRMQILHASDFEGGIPAIDDAVRFSAVLNRLRTDPNLPSSIIPNTLTLSSGDNYIPGAFFNASSDLSLNGVGGLGSSTAPVIGRGDIGILNAFGIQASALGNHEFDLGVRQVRDVIRTGSGNPGTAFPYLSTNLNFSPEITAGNLGSSDLATNQTTAEASTIKGKLAKSTVITLAGNDGVAGNADDQRIGIVGATTPTLANISSSGSIGISPSNPTDYDALAAEIQSTVDILKAQGINKIILLSHMQQFNIERDELAPRLRDVDIILAGGSNTLLSDSSDVLRSGDASDGVYPVVRTGADGNPVLVANTDGNYKYVGRLVTEFDSNGILNVNALNSSINGAYATDEAGVDRVYGTDVNPRDVANPNVVAITDGIRNVIATKDNLIVGKSSVFLNGTRDDVRTQETNFGNLTADANLWLAKQIDPTVVISLKNGGGIRDNIGVVSASSGAVNSNDIVKLPTQPNPLAPNKQTGDVSQLDVENSLRFNNGLSLITVTAQQLQWVIEHAVAGTRPGSTPGQFPQVGGLKFSFDPTKTAIAFNSSTGEVTTQGSRVQNLVVLNDDGSIKDVIVRDGVLVGDASRTFRMVTLNFLAGTSSTGGLGGDNYPFPKFVRDNAAIANRVDLRGESIDLNGNGIIDPALALAAGKFTFAAAGSEQDAFAEYLGDQFSTNPFNAADVAANLDTRIQNLSVRQDQVLTQVTNYEFTNLPTLGTASNGQDISLGGFSGLYFQGLADNGNLKFVTNTDRGPNGDPTGANRPFYLPNFQPEIVSFELNRTTGEITITNRTGLFRPDGTTPLTGLPNLQAGANGTAYTDEIAVDLNGNVLPNDPLGADLEGIAVAANGDYWMVDEYRPAIYHFDVNGKLLDRFIPQGTATAPNPDAPAGSFGTEALPAVYAQRRNNRGFEAVALEGNKLYAFIQSAIDNPDNAGDTTSRNSRNLRILEFDIASKAVTGEYIYLLDNISASGNAKTDKLGDAVSLGNGKFAVVERDDLATSASNKLIYQIDLSAATNIYNANFTFPTGKTAIEQLTPAELASAGINVVSKSLIANAAQYGYTGVEKLEGLALIAPNQLALINDNDFNVSGNTPTEKLGILEVSKTLPVSAIDFSGANYTITEGNGSTTATVRITRTGDVSGTSTVELQLNDGTATGSVIPPTFAQTKGASSSATPYLIPTAAGVSFTSILTAGDSIGGYRMAGIPDGLGSYDNGDGTFTVLMNHEIPNTGGVNRDHGSKGAFVSKWVINKSDLSVVSGDDLIQNVNTWNGSNFVQGTTAFSRFCSADLAPVSAFYNSATGLGTQERIFLNGEESGPESRAFGHIATGLNAGTTYQLPYLGKFSWENAVASITASDKTVVAGMDDSTGGQVYFYVGNKTNTGTEIDKAGLNNGKLFGIKVDGLTSETNATALASGTRFALADLGSVQNTTGAALEIASNAAGATNFLRPEDGAWDPSNPKDFYFTTTNSFTGPSRLWRLRFDDPTNPESGGTVEMVLDGTEGHRMLDNFTIDRYGHILLQEDIGGQDALGKIWQYDIATDKLTQIAQHDPSRFAPGAANFLTRDEESSGIIDAQDILGAGWFLLDVQAHYSIPGELYEGGQLLAFFNPDTYKASLLDYNNKPITVTFAAGETFKDVQIPIVGDTNPEGNETINLSLKNPSSGTLIGINQPKAVLTILNDDVNNAPVLTGTPTILTAGIEDTTYKILAADLLAGFTDANNDVLSVSGLTATNGTLTNNADGTYTFTPNTNFNGTVNLSYNVIDGKGGSVAATQTIAIAAVNDAPVGAVSISDTTPTEAQQLVASNLFTDADGLVNAIYTYQWQQSDIGGGSTFTNIVGATNSTFTPTQAQVNRQLRVVLSYTDDQGSLETLTSVPTIVTGDLFFGTSRVDTFTGTNGQDIISGLGNNDILNGLNGDDIFRYTIGDGKDIVDGGSGNDTLDILGTDNTETLSVVFNGTPVSIIAGGTVTNVESVNVDLLGGIDTLFYGSTTADLTVNLNAGIASGFTAITNIENVTGGFGNDIITGNSGNNTLRGEFGNDILDGGLGADSLNGGVGNDTYIVDDINDTLFDSSGTDTVLSSIDWTFAGSTLENLTLTGNSDINGTGNGLQNVIIGNSGNNILDGGSNADSLVGGAGNDTYIVDNTNDLVTELANEGIDTVLSRVTRTLEANVENLTLTGNSSINGTGNDLNNIIIGNSGNNILDGGIGADSLSGGLGNDTYIVDNLGDSITEALNQGTDSVKSSVSWTLGENLENLTLTGSANINGTGNSANNVITGNDGNNILSGGFGNDSLTGGLGADILVGGFGNDTLFLGLNDGATDRVVYNLGDDSDVVNQFTRGIGGDLLQFNGIAAIDVRTVNGNTQFRLGDGIAGNNNFGSGSLLLTLNGVNGFTSSNINDNILAGSTPTIFQFS; encoded by the coding sequence ATGGCAGCTTCAATTCTTGGTTCTGGTGATGTAGCATTTCTAAGTCTTATTGCCGATAATCCTGACACCTTCTCTTTTGTATTACTTAAAGATATTGAGGCAGGAACCATTATCAACGTTACAGATAATGGTTGGTTATCGTCGGGTAGTTTTAGAACTGGCGAAGGTGTTTTGCAATATGTTGCACCCAATGCTCAGACTGTCGGAACTGTGATCACCTATGTCGATGGTGCGGCAAATACTGGATGGACAAACATCAGTGGCGGTACAAATTTTGCCTTATCAACATCAGGTGACTCGTTAATAGCTTTTCAAGGAGATTTGACTGGCTCTGGCAGCGCCACCACTAGTACTTCACCCAATATTTTAGCGGCAGTAACCATCAACCGTTCTACATTCGATGCGAATGCTACTAATTCAAATACTACCGCCCTTCCTAATGGTTTGACACTAGGACTAAATGCTGTTGCGGTTGGTCAAGCTACGGCTGAATTTGATAACTCGCGTTACACAGGAGCAACTACGTTTGCCTCAGTAGAGGAGGCAAGAATAGCGATTAATAATCCCAGTAACTGGACTGGAAGCGATACTGTGACGACTAATTTCAGTGGTTCTTTTAGTATTGGTGCTTCCTCAAATCCTACAGTTAACCTATCTGTGAGTAGTAATGCAGGCTCAGAAGCTGGCACAACCGTAATTACCCTGACAGCGATCGCTTCTAGTGCAGTTACTGGTGATCAAAGCGTTACCGTTGCGGTGAATGGACTGGGGATCACGACAGGGGACTATACGCTCAGTAATAATGTCATCACGATCGCGAATGGTGCGACGACAGGATCGGTCACTTTTACCGTTGTCGATGATGCTGTAGTGGAAGGTACAGAAACCGCTACATTAAGCATTAGCAATCCATCATCAGGGCTTGCTTTAGGTAGTACGACTTCTTTAAATATCGCGATCGCTGATAACGATGTTGTGGTCAGTCCTAATGTGCGGATTCACGATATTCAAGGTGCGGGGCATATTTCCGCCTATGCAGGACAAGCTGTGACAGGTGTTGCAGGTATCGTCACGGCGATCGCTTCTAATGGTTTCTACTTGCAAGACCCTAATCCTGATGCCAATGATGCTACTTCTGAAGGCATTTTTGTATTTACATCTTCTGCGCCAACGGTACAAGTGGGAGATTCAATATTGGTGAATGGAAATGTGAGTGAATTCCGTCCAGGTGGATCGGCGAATAATCTGACCATCACTCAGATTGTTAGTCCCGTAATTACCAAGCTTTCCAGTGGTAATACTTTACCATCTGCAACGATTCTCGGTAATGGTGGACGAGCAATTCCTAACCAGATCATTAGTAATGATGCAGCTAGTGGCAATGTGGAGAATTCTGGTACTGGGTTCGATCCTGCTCAAGATGGCATTGACTTCTACGAAAGCCTAGAAGGAATGCTGGTGCAAGTAACCAATCCTGTAGCAACTTCACCCACTGCCAACTTCACGACAAACTCTGGATCATCTGAAGAGATCTGGGTATTGGCTGACAATGGCGCTAATGCTACCAGTCGCACTAGCCGAGGCAGTAGCTTGATTACCGCTAATGACTTCAATCCAGAACGGATTCAAATCGACGATCTCAACAATTCTTCGGTATTACTTCCCAATGTGAATGTCGGCGCTCAACTTAGCTCGATTACAGGTGTCGTCAGCTACGATTTCAACAACTACGAAGTGTTGGTTTCAAATGCGCCAACGGTAGTGCAGCCTTCCACTTTACAAAAAGAAGTCACTAATCTAACGGGCAGTGCCACCCAATTGACCGTAGCAACCTTCAATGTGGAAAACCTCGATCCTAGCGATACGACATTTAATGCGATCGCCAGTGCAATTGTCACCAACATGAAGTCCCCCGACATCATTAATCTGGAAGAGATTCAGGACAACAATGGCGCGACTAACGATGGGACGGTTGATGCAAATGTAACTCTGCAAACGTTGATTAATGCGATCGCAGCAGCAGGTGGTCCTACTTACGAATATCGCCAAATCAACCCCGTTAACAATCAGGATGGTGGTCAACCTGGTGGCAACATTCGCGTTGCTTTTCTATTTAATCGCGATCGCGTGAATTTTGTTGAAGGTTCATTGCAACGCTTGATCGATAGCAATCTGACTGATGGCGACGCTTTCGCTAGTAGCCGCAAACCGCTCGTAGGCAAATTTGTCTTCAATGGACAGGAAGTAACCGTCATTGGTAACCACTTCAATTCCAAAGGCGGCGATCAACCTCTATTTGGACCTAACCAACCAGCGACATTAAGTAGTGAAGTACAACGCAACCAACAAGCCACCATCGTCAAAGACTTCGTACAAGGACTGTTGGCAACAAACCCCAATGCTAATGTCGTGGTAGCAGGTGACTTGAATGATTTCGAGTTCTCTAGTCCCCTCAGCATTTTGGAAAGTGGTGGGTTAAATACTTTAGTCGAAACCCTGCCAGCTAATGAGCGCTATACCTACAACTTCCAAGGCAACGCCCAGACACTGGATCACATTCTAGCTAGCAACAATCTCAGCAGCAAACTAGATGGTTTTGATGTGGTTCATATTAATTCTGAGTTTGCCGATCAAATTAGCGACCACGATCCTATTGTGGCAAGGTTTAATCTGCCAACAATCCCCGATCCTAACGCGCCTTTCAGAATGCAAATTCTCCATGCTTCCGATTTTGAAGGTGGAATTCCAGCGATCGATGATGCGGTGAGATTTTCTGCGGTTCTGAATCGGTTAAGAACTGATCCTAATTTGCCAAGTAGTATCATTCCCAATACCCTGACCTTATCCTCTGGCGACAATTACATCCCTGGTGCTTTTTTCAATGCTTCCAGTGATCTCAGTCTCAACGGTGTAGGAGGATTAGGATCAAGTACTGCTCCAGTAATTGGTCGTGGGGACATTGGTATTCTCAATGCTTTTGGAATTCAAGCATCGGCCTTGGGTAATCACGAGTTTGATTTGGGAGTAAGGCAAGTTCGCGACGTTATCCGCACGGGTAGCGGTAATCCTGGCACAGCTTTCCCCTATCTCAGTACCAACCTGAACTTCAGTCCCGAAATTACTGCGGGCAACCTCGGTTCATCAGACCTAGCTACTAATCAAACCACTGCCGAAGCCAGTACCATCAAGGGTAAATTGGCGAAGAGTACCGTAATTACCTTAGCGGGTAATGATGGAGTTGCAGGAAATGCGGACGATCAGAGGATCGGTATTGTCGGTGCAACAACTCCCACCTTGGCGAATATTTCATCAAGTGGCAGTATTGGCATCTCGCCATCTAATCCGACTGATTATGATGCTCTGGCTGCTGAGATTCAATCTACTGTAGATATTCTCAAGGCACAAGGTATCAATAAAATCATTTTGCTGTCCCACATGCAGCAATTCAACATTGAACGCGATGAGCTTGCTCCTCGCTTACGTGATGTGGATATCATCCTTGCAGGTGGATCAAACACATTGCTTTCAGATAGTAGTGATGTTTTGCGATCGGGAGATGCTAGCGATGGTGTTTACCCAGTTGTGAGAACTGGAGCCGATGGCAATCCTGTATTAGTAGCAAACACCGATGGAAATTATAAGTATGTCGGTCGCTTAGTCACTGAGTTTGACAGCAATGGCATTCTCAATGTCAACGCACTCAATAGCAGCATCAATGGAGCCTATGCTACGGATGAAGCAGGTGTCGATCGCGTTTATGGTACTGATGTAAATCCAAGAGACGTGGCGAATCCTAATGTTGTGGCAATCACCGATGGTATCCGTAACGTCATTGCTACGAAGGACAATTTGATTGTGGGCAAATCAAGCGTATTCCTGAATGGAACTCGCGATGATGTGCGTACTCAAGAAACCAATTTTGGGAATCTCACTGCTGATGCCAACCTCTGGCTAGCTAAGCAAATCGATCCAACCGTTGTCATTTCCCTAAAAAATGGTGGTGGTATCCGCGACAACATTGGCGTAGTTTCGGCATCATCTGGGGCGGTAAATAGCAACGATATTGTGAAACTGCCAACTCAGCCTAATCCTCTTGCTCCCAATAAACAAACTGGTGATGTTTCTCAGTTGGATGTTGAGAATTCCCTACGATTTAATAACGGGTTGAGTTTGATCACGGTTACAGCGCAACAACTTCAGTGGGTAATCGAACATGCTGTAGCTGGGACTCGTCCTGGAAGTACTCCTGGGCAGTTCCCACAGGTTGGCGGCTTGAAATTTAGCTTTGACCCCACCAAAACAGCGATCGCCTTTAATAGTAGTACTGGCGAAGTCACCACCCAAGGCAGCCGAGTTCAAAATCTGGTCGTACTCAATGACGATGGATCGATTAAGGATGTAATTGTTCGCGATGGCGTATTGGTTGGTGATGCAAGCCGCACCTTCCGCATGGTGACCTTGAACTTCCTCGCAGGAACAAGCAGCACAGGTGGGCTTGGTGGTGATAACTATCCATTCCCTAAGTTTGTGAGAGACAATGCGGCGATCGCTAATCGCGTAGATTTACGCGGTGAATCGATTGACCTCAATGGCAATGGCATCATCGATCCAGCACTCGCCCTAGCCGCAGGTAAATTCACTTTTGCCGCAGCAGGTTCTGAGCAGGACGCATTTGCCGAATACCTCGGCGATCAGTTTAGTACTAATCCTTTCAATGCTGCGGATGTTGCCGCTAACCTTGATACACGCATCCAAAATCTCAGCGTCCGTCAAGATCAAGTACTGACACAGGTAACAAATTACGAGTTCACCAACTTGCCAACCCTTGGCACAGCCTCCAATGGTCAAGATATCTCATTAGGTGGCTTCTCTGGTTTGTATTTCCAAGGACTCGCCGACAATGGCAATCTCAAGTTTGTGACCAACACCGATCGCGGACCGAATGGCGATCCAACAGGAGCAAATAGACCGTTTTATCTGCCTAACTTCCAACCCGAAATCGTCAGTTTTGAGCTGAACCGTACCACAGGCGAGATCACGATTACCAATCGCACTGGTTTATTCCGTCCCGATGGTACAACTCCCTTAACGGGATTGCCAAACCTTCAAGCAGGAGCCAATGGAACTGCTTACACCGATGAAATCGCTGTTGATCTCAATGGCAATGTTCTGCCCAACGATCCTTTAGGTGCGGATTTAGAGGGAATTGCGGTTGCAGCAAATGGTGACTATTGGATGGTGGATGAATATCGTCCCGCCATATATCACTTTGATGTAAATGGAAAACTACTCGATCGCTTCATCCCCCAAGGTACTGCAACAGCACCAAATCCTGATGCACCTGCTGGCAGCTTTGGTACAGAAGCATTACCCGCAGTCTATGCTCAACGCCGTAATAACCGAGGCTTTGAAGCTGTGGCTCTAGAAGGCAATAAACTCTATGCCTTCATTCAGAGTGCGATCGACAATCCTGATAACGCTGGCGATACGACCTCCAGAAACTCGCGCAATCTCCGCATTTTGGAATTCGATATTGCTTCTAAAGCTGTTACTGGCGAATATATTTATCTTCTAGATAATATTTCTGCAAGTGGTAATGCCAAAACCGACAAGCTTGGCGATGCCGTTTCCCTCGGCAATGGCAAATTCGCCGTGGTCGAACGCGATGACCTTGCGACTTCTGCTTCCAACAAATTGATTTATCAAATTGATTTGAGTGCGGCAACCAATATCTACAATGCCAACTTTACTTTCCCCACTGGTAAAACTGCGATCGAGCAACTCACCCCAGCCGAACTCGCCAGCGCAGGTATTAATGTAGTCTCCAAGAGCCTAATTGCCAATGCCGCTCAATACGGTTACACAGGTGTAGAAAAGCTCGAAGGTCTGGCGTTGATTGCTCCTAACCAACTGGCTCTAATTAATGACAACGATTTCAATGTTTCTGGCAATACGCCAACGGAGAAATTGGGAATTCTGGAGGTCAGCAAAACCTTGCCTGTTTCAGCGATCGACTTCAGTGGCGCTAACTACACAATTACTGAAGGCAACGGTTCCACAACTGCAACCGTTCGCATCACTAGAACAGGGGATGTATCGGGTACAAGTACTGTAGAACTGCAATTGAATGATGGCACGGCAACTGGCAGTGTTATTCCTCCAACATTTGCTCAAACTAAGGGTGCTAGCAGTTCTGCAACTCCTTATCTAATTCCCACAGCCGCAGGTGTCAGCTTTACATCAATCTTGACCGCTGGCGATAGCATCGGCGGCTACAGAATGGCTGGTATTCCTGATGGTCTTGGTTCCTATGACAATGGCGATGGCACATTCACCGTTTTGATGAATCATGAGATTCCCAATACTGGTGGTGTCAATCGCGATCATGGCTCTAAAGGCGCATTTGTCTCCAAGTGGGTAATTAACAAGTCCGATCTTTCCGTTGTGAGTGGTGACGACCTAATTCAAAACGTCAATACTTGGAATGGTTCCAACTTTGTTCAAGGCACAACTGCTTTCTCTCGCTTCTGTTCTGCGGATTTAGCCCCTGTTTCTGCGTTCTATAACAGTGCTACGGGGCTAGGGACGCAAGAGAGAATCTTCTTAAATGGTGAGGAGTCTGGTCCTGAAAGTCGCGCCTTTGGTCATATTGCTACAGGCTTAAATGCTGGTACTACTTATCAATTGCCTTACCTTGGTAAATTCAGTTGGGAAAATGCCGTAGCCAGCATCACCGCAAGTGACAAAACTGTTGTTGCAGGAATGGATGACAGTACTGGTGGTCAGGTTTACTTCTATGTCGGGAACAAAACTAACACTGGTACTGAGATTGATAAGGCTGGACTCAACAATGGTAAGTTGTTCGGCATTAAAGTAGATGGACTAACATCAGAAACCAATGCTACTGCTTTGGCTTCTGGGACAAGGTTTGCGCTAGCGGATTTAGGAAGTGTTCAAAATACAACAGGTGCAGCACTGGAAATTGCTAGTAATGCTGCTGGTGCGACCAACTTCCTTAGACCTGAAGATGGTGCATGGGACCCTTCCAATCCCAAGGATTTCTACTTCACTACCACCAATAGTTTTACTGGACCTAGCCGTCTCTGGAGACTGCGTTTCGACGATCCGACCAATCCTGAGTCAGGTGGAACTGTAGAAATGGTGCTTGATGGTACGGAAGGTCACAGAATGTTGGACAACTTCACCATCGATCGCTACGGGCATATCCTGCTCCAAGAAGATATTGGAGGACAAGATGCCCTTGGCAAAATCTGGCAGTACGATATTGCCACCGATAAACTCACCCAAATCGCTCAACATGATCCATCACGATTTGCGCCTGGAGCTGCTAACTTCTTGACTCGCGACGAAGAATCATCGGGCATTATTGATGCTCAAGATATTCTCGGTGCAGGTTGGTTCTTGCTCGATGTTCAGGCTCACTACAGTATCCCTGGTGAACTCTATGAAGGCGGACAACTGTTAGCCTTCTTCAATCCCGATACCTACAAGGCTTCCTTGTTGGACTACAACAACAAGCCCATTACCGTAACCTTTGCGGCTGGTGAAACCTTTAAGGATGTACAGATTCCAATTGTGGGAGATACCAATCCTGAAGGTAATGAAACCATCAACTTGAGTCTCAAAAATCCTAGTTCTGGAACATTAATCGGGATCAATCAACCCAAGGCAGTTTTAACAATTCTCAATGATGATGTCAATAATGCTCCAGTTCTGACAGGTACACCTACAATCCTTACTGCTGGGATAGAAGACACAACCTACAAGATCCTAGCGGCAGACCTGCTAGCTGGATTTACCGATGCGAATAATGATGTTCTTTCAGTGTCTGGGCTAACTGCTACAAACGGGACTCTCACCAATAACGCAGACGGTACTTATACCTTCACACCCAATACAAACTTCAATGGCACGGTTAACTTGAGCTACAACGTCATTGATGGCAAAGGAGGCTCAGTAGCTGCAACCCAAACCATTGCGATCGCGGCTGTTAACGACGCACCAGTGGGCGCAGTATCGATTTCAGATACCACTCCAACGGAAGCGCAACAGCTTGTTGCTAGCAACTTGTTTACTGATGCTGATGGTTTAGTTAATGCCATCTATACCTATCAATGGCAACAATCAGATATTGGTGGCGGCTCAACATTCACCAACATCGTAGGCGCGACCAACAGCACCTTTACCCCCACACAAGCTCAAGTCAATCGCCAATTGCGAGTAGTACTAAGCTACACCGACGACCAAGGCTCATTGGAAACATTGACCTCAGTCCCCACAATTGTTACTGGCGATTTATTCTTTGGTACTTCTAGGGTCGATACCTTCACAGGTACTAATGGTCAGGACATTATTTCTGGACTTGGCAACAACGATATTCTGAATGGTCTTAATGGCGATGATATCTTCCGCTATACCATTGGCGATGGTAAAGATATTGTTGATGGTGGTTCTGGTAATGACACCCTAGATATTCTTGGTACAGACAATACCGAAACTCTAAGTGTAGTCTTCAACGGTACGCCAGTTTCGATTATCGCAGGTGGTACGGTAACCAACGTTGAATCAGTAAACGTTGATTTGCTAGGTGGTATCGATACCCTTTTCTATGGCTCTACTACTGCCGATTTGACAGTCAACCTGAACGCTGGCATAGCATCTGGCTTTACAGCGATCACAAATATCGAGAACGTTACTGGCGGATTCGGGAACGATATCATCACTGGTAACAGTGGTAATAACACTCTGCGAGGTGAATTTGGCAATGACATCTTAGATGGTGGTCTAGGCGCAGATAGCTTAAATGGTGGTGTAGGCAATGACACTTACATTGTTGACGACATCAATGACACTCTCTTTGATTCTAGTGGGACTGATACCGTTCTTTCCAGCATTGACTGGACTTTTGCTGGTAGCACTCTTGAGAACCTCACCCTCACTGGTAACAGCGATATCAACGGCACTGGTAATGGTCTCCAAAATGTGATTATTGGCAATAGCGGTAACAACATTCTTGATGGGGGCAGCAATGCTGACTCGCTTGTGGGTGGTGCTGGCAATGATACCTATATCGTCGATAACACAAATGATCTGGTTACTGAGTTGGCGAATGAAGGAATCGACACAGTTCTTTCGAGAGTCACTCGCACCTTGGAAGCGAATGTGGAAAATCTCACGCTGACAGGCAATAGCTCAATTAATGGTACGGGTAATGACTTGAACAACATCATTATCGGTAACAGCGGCAATAATATCCTCGATGGTGGTATTGGAGCAGATTCCCTCAGTGGAGGTCTGGGAAATGACACTTACATTGTCGATAACTTGGGTGATTCGATTACGGAAGCATTAAACCAAGGTACTGACTCAGTAAAATCAAGCGTTTCATGGACTCTCGGCGAAAACCTTGAGAACTTGACTCTAACTGGTAGTGCAAACATCAATGGTACTGGTAATAGCGCCAATAACGTTATTACAGGCAACGATGGCAACAATATTCTCAGTGGTGGATTTGGTAATGATTCTCTAACTGGTGGGTTGGGCGCAGATATCCTCGTTGGTGGCTTTGGCAATGACACATTGTTCCTCGGTCTCAATGATGGCGCTACTGATAGGGTTGTCTATAACCTTGGTGATGATAGCGATGTGGTTAATCAATTCACTCGCGGCATTGGCGGCGATCTGCTCCAGTTCAACGGTATTGCTGCCATTGATGTGCGTACTGTCAATGGAAACACTCAGTTCCGCTTAGGTGATGGTATTGCTGGCAACAATAACTTTGGCAGTGGTTCTCTATTGCTCACTTTGAATGGAGTCAACGGATTTACTTCTAGTAATATTAACGACAATATTCTCGCAGGTTCAACTCCTACGATCTTCCAATTCAGCTAG
- a CDS encoding DUF1995 family protein, whose product MTHVTDPITLPNNLEDTTEQAIAATYQAIADGATRILVDLRFPELKSMPIAYEFARSFNERYGNAWQAIFSDAGSAALAKREWADLDVSVRGVNEGRRAVREEDKAFLLVEPSSVEVDQVEKLVQLAGDRPFVMLNPRLENSEVGLGLSARRLRDRFLSTFETAYYIKPLELGALWRCYPQTWQVWVNTEEGMQFLSEVEQRPSSDDIDRLFRQKTGQKTGSFLGRLQELFSALGR is encoded by the coding sequence ATGACTCACGTAACTGACCCGATCACACTTCCCAACAATTTAGAAGATACGACTGAACAAGCGATCGCTGCTACATATCAAGCGATCGCTGACGGTGCTACCCGTATCCTCGTAGATTTACGCTTTCCTGAACTCAAATCTATGCCGATCGCCTATGAATTTGCCCGTAGTTTTAATGAGCGCTATGGCAACGCATGGCAAGCAATTTTTTCCGATGCAGGGTCAGCCGCATTAGCAAAACGTGAATGGGCAGATCTCGATGTTTCAGTACGTGGAGTCAATGAAGGTCGTAGAGCTGTTCGCGAAGAAGACAAAGCCTTTTTGTTGGTCGAGCCAAGCTCCGTTGAAGTTGATCAGGTTGAGAAATTGGTGCAACTAGCAGGCGATCGCCCCTTTGTGATGCTCAATCCTCGTCTTGAAAATAGTGAGGTGGGTTTGGGACTTTCCGCAAGACGACTACGCGATCGCTTTTTAAGTACTTTCGAGACTGCCTACTACATCAAACCTCTGGAGCTTGGCGCATTATGGCGTTGCTATCCGCAAACATGGCAGGTGTGGGTGAATACTGAAGAGGGAATGCAATTTCTTTCAGAAGTAGAACAGCGTCCTTCTAGTGACGATATTGACCGCCTCTTCCGTCAGAAAACTGGACAGAAGACGGGTTCTTTTTTAGGGCGTTTACAAGAGTTATTTAGTGCTTTAGGCAGATAA